A section of the Centroberyx gerrardi isolate f3 chromosome 8, fCenGer3.hap1.cur.20231027, whole genome shotgun sequence genome encodes:
- the LOC139910369 gene encoding uncharacterized protein LOC139910369, which translates to MTEQAKTESWCPESGRGATWYPLRKWWQPSWLLNQDSGLPPFLEPGDPRWVDVDWLQRKLAACSWPGYIPAPLFVPYISGIMHHPSPKISKEQYKWRVSLDVAHFSPSEISLSAKDGFLEVGGKHEERPDEHGFIGRCFTRKYRLPVGIDVTKFTSTLSVDGVLSVEAPLPDSSIPADIIIPIKVEKESTGEQGEEYKKEDTPETDAESRDHQPSAPGAAEVPEFPSAEAPDRGEASPQEVHSDQAQPGSTTAGPQQREEGREQEEETHGEPAGGSHPSAPADGEGTESLQESFKHHEALDIPDSPDTAASKQTETVEGEIQVMEGSGEAAEELTQPEEPELGKSPPSEGPSQELEQDHTK; encoded by the exons ATGACCGAACAGGCCAAAACAGAGTCGTGGTGTCCGGAGAGTGGCAGGGGTGCCACCTGGTACCCCTTGAGAAAATGGTGGCAACCCAGCTGGCTTCTCAATCAGGATTCTGGCCTGCCGCCTTTCCTGGAGCCGGGGGACCCTCGGTGGGTGGATGTGGATTGGCTCCAGAGGAAGCTTGCCGCCTGCTCCTGGCCGGGGTACATACCCGCTCCCCTCTTTGTGCCCTATATCTCCGGGATCATGCATCATCCCAGCCCCAAGATCAGTAAGGAGCAGTACAAGTGGAGGGTCAGCCTGGATGTGGCTCATTTCTCCCCCTCTGAGATTTCTCTTAGCGCTAAGGATGGATTCCTGGAGGTCGGAG GGAAACACGAGGAGAGGCCAGACGAGCATGGATTTATTGGCAGATGTTTTACAAGAAAATACAG GCTCCCAGTGGGGATTGATGTTACCAAATTCACGTCCACTCTGTCTGTGGACGGTGTCCTGAGTGTGGAAGCTCCACTGCCTGACTCCTCCATTCCTGCTGACATCATCATTCCTATAAAG gtggagaaggagagcaCCGGGGAGCAGGGAGAAGAATATAAGAAAGAAGACACGCCTGAAACAGACGCAGAGAGCAGAGATCACCAGCCATCTGCACCCGGAGCAGCAGAGGTCCCAGAGTTTCCATCAGCAGAGGCACCTGATCGCGGGGAGGCGTCTCCACAAGAGGTCCACAGTGATCAAGCTCAACCTGGCAGCACCACAGCTGGGCCACAGCAGCGTGAAGAGGGgagggaacaggaggaggagacccATGGCGAGCCAGCTGGAGGGTCCCACCCTTCAGCGCCCGCAGATGGCGAAGGCACAGAGAGTCTTCAGGAATCTTTTAAGCACCATGAAGCCCTGGACATCCCAGATAGCCCAGACACAGCCGCATCCAAACAGACGGAGACCGTGGAGGGGGAGATCCAGGTAATGGAGGGCTCAGGGGAGGCTGCCGAGGAGCTCACCCAGCCCGAGGAGCCTGAGCTGGGCAAGAGTCCACCGAGCGAGGGCCCGAGCCAGGAGCTGGAGCAAGATCATACCAAGTag